From one Erinaceus europaeus chromosome 4, mEriEur2.1, whole genome shotgun sequence genomic stretch:
- the LOC132538104 gene encoding uncharacterized LOC127898563 homolog: MGNGDWDRRGVSPSLLLGRVPVLVS; the protein is encoded by the coding sequence ATGGGCAACGGTGATTGGGACCGAAGGGGAGTCTCTCCGTCACTGTTGCTGGGACGCGTGCCTGTGCTGGTGTCTTAG